The stretch of DNA TTGGAGGCCCAGGCGATGCCGGGGAAGTCCATTCCCGGCGGGAACTCACTGTTGCGACAGACCGAGAGAAACTCTCCCCATTGATGTGACGGGCGAACCCAGCTTCCTTGGCACGTCAGTGTCTCTCCCATCCGTTCGCATTGCCACAAGAGCGCCATATCCCACGGCCCCATGTTGCCTACGACCTGGAGCAGTTGCGGGATGGCCTCTTCGACAGTGCCGACATGCGCGAGGATATGGCTGACAGAGAGTTGTGCCTGCTGCAGGTTTTCCTGCCGTTTGCGGGCGCTGATGTCCTGGAAGACCACGACTGCGCCGACCGGCCGGTCCTGCTCAAGAATCGGGCTCGTGACGTATTGGACGGGAAACAGCGAGCCGTCTTTTCTGGCAAAAGTCTCATTTTGGATGCGGTGAATCGCCCCGTCATGGAGCGACGACGTAAGACAGAAGGGGTCCGAGGAGTGGGCGGCAATGGTGTTGCCGAGCCGGTAGAGGAGGGGCGCCAACGGTCTTCCGATCAGTTCGGCCGCGCTCCACCCGAGCATTCGCGCCGCGGTGGCGTTGACGAAGGTGGCGCATCCTTGCGGGTCGAGCCCGAAGATGCCTTCTCCGGCACTGTCGAGGATCAAGGCATTTTGGTGACTCAACCTGACGACCGACTCTTCGGCACGTTTGCGCCGCGTGATATTGCGGATGATGCCGCTGAAGAACATCCCTTCGCTCGCACGCCAGGAGGCCAACGAAAGCTCAATCGGGAATTCGTCTCCGGTGTTAGTCAAGCCGACCATTTCGATGGTGCGCCCGATAGTCGTGGCGGTTCCACCTTGGGCGAGACGCGTGATGCCAGCCTCGTGGGCGGCGCGAAACCGCTCCGGCATGACGATGGTTAGCGGGCGGCCGAGCGCGTCTTCTTTGGTGTGACCGAACATTCGCTCGGCGGCGCCGTTCCACCAGATGATGAGGCCGCTCTGGTCGGCGAGCACAATGGCATCGGTCGCCGACTCCACCAACGCCCGGAAGCGTTCTTCGCTGGCATGCAGCGCTTGCTCCACATGCTCAGCTCGAACGGCCAACCCTTTGACCGAGACGGCTCGGCGTAGGACGGCCTTGAGTTCCTGAGAATTGTAGGGCTTGGTGAGGTACGCGAAGGCGCCTTTGGCCAGCGAGCCGATGGTATTCTCGGGGGTGGCATTGCCGGTCAGAATAATCACTGGAAGCGCGGCATCCAGCTCTATGAGCACTTTCAGCACCGACAGTCCGTTCAGGTCGGGCAGCTGAATGTCGAGCAGCGCGGCTCCGTATCGCATCTGTTTGGCCTGCCGCAGCGCGTCGGTTCCGGAGACGGCCCCGTGGACGAGATACCCCTCGTGGCTCAACATGTCTGTGAGCGACTCGCGGATATCCGGGTCATCATCGACGATGAGAACGGCGGTCCCCATGCTGTGTGCTCCAGCCGGTGGGAGATCGGACCATCTCGTTCCAGGCGCAATACTCATGCCGGTCCTGTGCCTTGAATGAGCCGGGCACGAAGGGAGAACCCATTGATTCTGTGATGGTGTGTGAACGCGGCGATGAATCACGAGCCTGGCCGTGAAGATGGGCCAGTGCAAATGAATGCGGGCATTATCCGATCAGATACAACGAAGGGAAATATAATCGTTCGCTGGGTGCGTCGGCCGCGACGATGTCGTTGCCTACGCATCTTCAAGCGGCAAGGTAAAGCAGAACTGGCTGCCGACACCCAGCCGACTGTCCACCCACATCTGTCCTCCATGCAGGGCCACCAAACTTTTGGTGATGAACAGGCCGAGTTGGGCTCCTTGTGAGGAGGGCATGGTGGATTCAACCTTTGAAAATTCGTTAAAGACGTGAGCCAACTCGTTGGCCGCAATGCCACATCCGGTGTCGGCTACTGTAATCTGCGCAAAACCGGCATCGCGGATCCCGCAGCTCACCGAAACACGCCCGGATGTGGGCGTAAATTTGATGGCGTTGCCGACAAGGTTCCAAAGAATTTGTTCCAGCTTGTCACGGTCGGCTCGTACGGCCAGTGGCTGCGCGCAAGGCACGACCTCCAGAACGATGGCCTTTTCGGCCGCGAGTGTCTGGAAGCTCTCCACCACATCTCTGACAAAGGCATCGATCTGTAAGGATTCGGGTTTGATCTCGATCCGTCCGACATCCAGACGGGACCAATCCAGCAGTTGGTTGATGATTCGTGTGAGTCGATCGACATTGTGTTTGACGCGCTGCAGGTAGTGCTCTTGTCGTTCGGAGAGCGGCCCGGTCAGTCCATCCAGCATGTTCTCGACAAACCCCTTAATGGAGGTCATCGGGGTGCGCAATTCATGCGAGGCGACCGACACGAATTTCGAGCGCCGTTGGTCGTGTTCCTGAAGACGCTCATTCACCGTCTGTAATTCATGGGTTCGTTCCTCCACGCGCCGCTCCAGGTGTTCCATCAAGGTGGCCAGTTCGGTGTAGGCGCGGGCATTGTCTACGGCGACCGCCACGTGGCTGGCAATGGTGACCAGCAGGTCGAGATCTTCCTGACTGCAAGGCAGCGTGCCGCGATTGGCACCCAAGTAGCCGAGAATTCGCTGCTGACTGCGGAGCGGCGCGGCGACGAAGGACGTCAGTCCTACCTCACGCAGCCAGGGAAGGATGGCCGGGGAGATACGGTCGGCGACGGACTCGATGTCCGGGACGAGTACGGGTTTGCCGTGGATCAGCAGTTCCGCCGCAAAACCGCCGTCCTCACGCACGGGGATGACGAGTCGTCGAGCGGCTTCCTCCGCTTCAGGCGGCATGCCGAGCATGCGGCCGACCGTGGCCACACCACGGTCGTTATCCCATAAGAACAGGACCATCCGGGAAAATCCCAGGTTTTCACTGAGGAGTTGCAGTACGGTCGAAAGAAGGCGATCAAGGTCGAGAGTGGACGTGATCGCGGCGCTGGATTGGCTCAATGTCGTGAGCTGCGTCACATGCCGCCGGATGGTTTCGAGATTGGTGGAGATGGCCTGGTTCCGTTCCTGAAGCGATTTGGTCATAAGGTTGAAGAGTGCGGTCAATTGGCCGACTTCATCCTGTGTGGTCGGCACGACAAAGGTGGAGAGATCGCCTTCGCCGACTTTGCGCGCGCCCGCCGCCAGGTTTCGCAAGGGAGTAATGATCCGGCGGGCGAGGAGATTCGTGCAGAGAATACCGGTCGCGATGATGCCGAGCGTGAGCAGAAGAAAATTCCACAGCACGGTCGTCAGTTCGCGTTGCATCGGCATTTCGGTCAGGCCGATCTGAACGATTCCGAAGGCTTGTGAGGACGGGCGCGTGCTTCCGGCTTTTCGGGTTTCCTCCGCTTGGAGCGCCAGGGCCTCAGAGTGGAATTCCGAACGCTTCATCACCGGGAGGGCAAAGTCGTAGAACGTTTCTTCTGGAACCCCGGATGTCGAGACCGGCAGGGTTGAACTTTTCTCTTGGAACGGGATTGCCCCGGCGCTGCTGAGCCTGAGGCGCGTGACGGTGGGTTCCGTGTCCGGTGCCTTGCGGACCGAGTTCGCAAGGTCTGGGTGCGGGTAGAACGGCTGTGCCGTGGATCGTACGGTGCCAAACGGGCTCTCGAGGGTACCTTTGCTTTTTGCGGCGAGGATTTGGCCGTCCGTGCCGGTAATGATGGCATAGACCACTTCATCGACGCCCATGACGCCGTCGATGAACTGTTCAAGAATCACCCGATCCTCGATGATGATGCCGTAGCGCACGTTGTGGGCGAGATTCTTGACGAGAATGGTGCCGAGATCCTTCACCCGTTCGGTCATGGCGATGCGTTTGCTGTGCACAAAGTACCAGCCCATTCCCGAGGAGGTCAGGATGAGGATCAAGCTGAAAAACAGCACGAACTTGGTACGAAGGCTAACAAACCGACCCGGTCCGTTCGAGAAGAGGGACAGCGCGATGGGGGGCAGGGTAGGGCCACTCATGGTGGATCCTTTCATCAGTACAACTCGTCGGCTTTCTCCTCCAGATCTCTGGGGATGTCGATGTCGAGGAATTTGGCCGTCTTGCGATTCAGGCTCAGTTCAATGCGGTCCGGGGGCAAGGGTTTCGCAGGCAACGAGACGTGGCCGTCTAAAATCCTGAGGGTGAGTTGCCCCGCTTGTCGTCCGATATCGCTGTAATTGACGGAGAGGCAGAGCAGCGCCCCGCTGCGGGCAAACTCGCGTGAGAACCCGATGACCGGGACGTGTTCCTCCAACGCCGTATTCAAGATAAAGCGCAGCGACTCGTCGGTGAGCACCGAGGAATCGGGGACGAGCCATAACGCGTCGATGGACGGCAGTAAGCTACGCAAGGCGCCGGGTACATCTCGTTCGCTGTCGATTGGGATCGGAACGAATTCCGACCCCTGCGGTTTGAGGAGGCGCTTGGCTTCCTCGATCAGCGACGCGGTCTTCGACGGATCGTACAGCGTGCCGACGCGTGTGAGCCGAGGCAAGAGGGCTCGTATGACGGCCAGTTGTCGCTCCATCGGCACTTCCATGAGAATGCCGGTCATGTTCGGGGTGTTGAAGCCGTACTTGGCCGGGTCCAACACCATGGCATAGACCACTGGAATGTCGACGATCTCCAGTTGTGCGGCCTTCGCCGCTTTCAGTCCCACCGCAAACACCAGGGCGGGGTCGGATGCGCGGATCTTGCGGGCCAGTTTGCGCCCCTTCTCCAAATCACCCTGTAAATCGTATTCGGAGAGGACGATGCCGCTCGGAAGGGTCGCTTTAAACCCGGTGATGGCTTGGTTGTATGCCGCGATGTCGGAAGATTTGAGCACGATGATGTCAGTTGCCGAAGCGACATGGGTCCAGAAGAGTAGGCAGGCAATGACGGTGACCAGCCGCCCCAGAGTCTTCCGAACCGGATCGGATGCCTGGGTGATGTAGGTCGAATGTAGGAATGCGAAAGTCACAGTCTGCGTCCTCATCGAGCCGGCCTGTCTCGTGAGCGTGGCGAATCCAGCCTACTCGTCGGTATGCCCCTTCATGTGATGCACGATACCGAGCACGCGTGTGGCGACCCCGTCGGCACCCCGATGGACTCGTCCGGTCCAGGTTAAGCAGTGCAGGGTTCCGTCCGGCCACACGACACGGTGTCGGACGTTGACGGCGTCCTGATCGCGTAAACTGTGTTCGATCTGGCTCAGGACCGTTCCACGATCCAGCACATAAATCAGGGCGATATACGCGGCGTAGGTGCCGGGGAAGGAGCCCAAGGGCAGGCCGAGTAAGGCTTCGACACCCGGAGACCAATAGATGTGGCCCGACGGCACATCCCAATCCCAGATGCCGACGTCTGACTCCAGCAGCGCCATCCGCAACCGTTCCTCGCTGAGGCGTATCTGCGCTTCCGCCTGTTTACGTTCAGTGATGCATTGCAGAGAGCCTGCCATGCGGAGCGCACAGCCGTTCGCATCCCGCTCCAGCACTTCGGCTCGAGCGTGAAACCACCGGTACTCCCCGGATTTGGTGAGTAAGCGGTATTCGACATCGTAATGGGAGATCCCCTCTTTGAGGCAGGCTGCCAATCGCTGGAATACACCCTCGCGATCATCCGGGTGGAGGCGAGATGCCCAACTGTCGAGAATATCGGGAAACTCGACTTCATTGTATCCCAGCATCTCACGCACCCGCGGTGACCACCATACTGGGGTGAGCGGCGAATGCCAGGGTTGGCCGGGAAGCACATGGCCGTCCCAGAATCCGTCGTTCGATCCTCGAACGACGGATTTGAACCGCTCCTCGCTGGCGCGAAGCGAATCCTGGACCTGTCTGTAATCGGTGATGTCACGAGAGATCGCCAAGAGGCGTCGTGAATGCCCCCGCGTGTCGAGCATGGGAGTAACCTGTACGTCCCACCACTTCGGGACTCCGTTGGTAGTGGGACAGAAGCCGACAAACTTGCCGATCTCGCCGGCTTTGGCCGCTTCGAGCGCGGCCAGGGCGGCATTCCGATCATCTCCTTCCCACAGGTCCGTCCAGGCTTTATTCAGGTAGCCGGTGAGATCGTTGATGTGTAAGAGCGTTTTCCCCGCATCGTTCATGTATTGCAGCCGACCTTCTAGATCCAACACTTTGATGCAATCCGCACTGCTGCGCAGGATTTGGTTCTTGAACTCTTCACTGTCGTGGAGGGCGACCTCCGCCTCCTTCATGGCGGTAATGTCTTCGCACACGATCAGCACCACCGGGGCCTGTTGGGCGTTAAGCACCGCCTGAGCGGTTTCTCGCACCCAGATGACGCTGCCATCCTTCCGGACTTTGCGGTACTCCCACCCTCTGGGCCGGCCCATTTCGGAGAGGCAGGCGTCGAGGTTCCTGCGCACGTCGTCCTGATCGCTCGGGTGGAAGATATTCAGCACGGACAATCCGAGCAGTTCCTGGACGTCATACCCGAGGCGCTCGGCTCCGAAGCGATTGACCGACAGGA from Nitrospira sp. encodes:
- a CDS encoding PAS domain S-box protein, giving the protein MGTAVLIVDDDPDIRESLTDMLSHEGYLVHGAVSGTDALRQAKQMRYGAALLDIQLPDLNGLSVLKVLIELDAALPVIILTGNATPENTIGSLAKGAFAYLTKPYNSQELKAVLRRAVSVKGLAVRAEHVEQALHASEERFRALVESATDAIVLADQSGLIIWWNGAAERMFGHTKEDALGRPLTIVMPERFRAAHEAGITRLAQGGTATTIGRTIEMVGLTNTGDEFPIELSLASWRASEGMFFSGIIRNITRRKRAEESVVRLSHQNALILDSAGEGIFGLDPQGCATFVNATAARMLGWSAAELIGRPLAPLLYRLGNTIAAHSSDPFCLTSSLHDGAIHRIQNETFARKDGSLFPVQYVTSPILEQDRPVGAVVVFQDISARKRQENLQQAQLSVSHILAHVGTVEEAIPQLLQVVGNMGPWDMALLWQCERMGETLTCQGSWVRPSHQWGEFLSVCRNSEFPPGMDFPGIAWASKLPLWIPDVLTDSRFTRIPTAARLGMHGACIVPIRTGHVIHGVFELYAGTVQPADSHLIHILTDTGMKIGQFIDRTRAGEALRATHAMTQSLLASLPGAIFLCGRSLRVQYANTLAHQYFAPPGESLIGRSLADCLSLSESTLQDLVMEWTAHSADPPHRLSERECEVATRLYRYRFFPVTTPNAPQYQVGIVLWDITDDKRLQDELIQAEKLSSLGTMVSGMAHEINNPAQAILSMAELIQDENDPDTVKQFAADIVGYARHVSSVVRDFAGYARASGRDGETEIDVAERLLEAVKMVRRGPHFGQVEIATQFDSPVFLRARRGEIDQVFVNLISNATQAMEGSGCLTLGTSQDERWIQVTIADTGPGIPASIRARIFDPFFTTKTAGKGTGLGLSIVHKIVTKYAGTITMDNTEGGGTTFRLRFPALTQP
- a CDS encoding ATP-binding protein, with translation MSGPTLPPIALSLFSNGPGRFVSLRTKFVLFFSLILILTSSGMGWYFVHSKRIAMTERVKDLGTILVKNLAHNVRYGIIIEDRVILEQFIDGVMGVDEVVYAIITGTDGQILAAKSKGTLESPFGTVRSTAQPFYPHPDLANSVRKAPDTEPTVTRLRLSSAGAIPFQEKSSTLPVSTSGVPEETFYDFALPVMKRSEFHSEALALQAEETRKAGSTRPSSQAFGIVQIGLTEMPMQRELTTVLWNFLLLTLGIIATGILCTNLLARRIITPLRNLAAGARKVGEGDLSTFVVPTTQDEVGQLTALFNLMTKSLQERNQAISTNLETIRRHVTQLTTLSQSSAAITSTLDLDRLLSTVLQLLSENLGFSRMVLFLWDNDRGVATVGRMLGMPPEAEEAARRLVIPVREDGGFAAELLIHGKPVLVPDIESVADRISPAILPWLREVGLTSFVAAPLRSQQRILGYLGANRGTLPCSQEDLDLLVTIASHVAVAVDNARAYTELATLMEHLERRVEERTHELQTVNERLQEHDQRRSKFVSVASHELRTPMTSIKGFVENMLDGLTGPLSERQEHYLQRVKHNVDRLTRIINQLLDWSRLDVGRIEIKPESLQIDAFVRDVVESFQTLAAEKAIVLEVVPCAQPLAVRADRDKLEQILWNLVGNAIKFTPTSGRVSVSCGIRDAGFAQITVADTGCGIAANELAHVFNEFSKVESTMPSSQGAQLGLFITKSLVALHGGQMWVDSRLGVGSQFCFTLPLEDA
- a CDS encoding ABC transporter substrate-binding protein; the protein is MTFAFLHSTYITQASDPVRKTLGRLVTVIACLLFWTHVASATDIIVLKSSDIAAYNQAITGFKATLPSGIVLSEYDLQGDLEKGRKLARKIRASDPALVFAVGLKAAKAAQLEIVDIPVVYAMVLDPAKYGFNTPNMTGILMEVPMERQLAVIRALLPRLTRVGTLYDPSKTASLIEEAKRLLKPQGSEFVPIPIDSERDVPGALRSLLPSIDALWLVPDSSVLTDESLRFILNTALEEHVPVIGFSREFARSGALLCLSVNYSDIGRQAGQLTLRILDGHVSLPAKPLPPDRIELSLNRKTAKFLDIDIPRDLEEKADELY